From Pelmatolapia mariae isolate MD_Pm_ZW linkage group LG22, Pm_UMD_F_2, whole genome shotgun sequence, a single genomic window includes:
- the LOC135932140 gene encoding lens fiber membrane intrinsic protein-like isoform X1, with product MYSFMGGGLFCAIVGNILLVVSTATDYWMQYRLSGNYAHQGLWRYCMSNKCYMQTDSIGKRSRVSSAHWTATVFVTNQRSVYPAYWNATRAFMILSGMSCFAGIIAGIMSFAHFSSFERFNRSFAAGIMFFVSTFFVLLAMAIYTGVTINFLGKRFGDWRFSWSYILGWVAMLMTFFAGIFYICAYRMCECRRGTGPR from the exons ATGTACAGCTTCATGGGAGGGGGCCTGTTCTGTGCCATAGTGGGTAATATCCTGTTAGTGGTCTCCACTGCCACGGATTACTGGATGCAGTATCGACTCTCTGGAAATTATGCCCACCAGGGTCTCTGGAGGTACTGCATGTCCAACAAGTGCTACATGCAGACCGACAGCATAGGTAAGAGATCCAGGGTGTCTTCAGCCCATTGGACCGCCACAGTATTTGTAACAAATCAAAGGAGTGTGTAC CCAGCTTACTGGAATGCCACTAGGGCCTTCATGATCCTTTCAGGGATGTCGTGCTTTGCAGGCATCATTGCTGGCATCATGTCCTTTGCGCACTTTTCCTCCTTTGAAAGGTTCAACCGCTCCTTTGCCGCAGGAATCATGTTTTTTGTCTCAA CTTTCTTTGTTCTCCTGGCGATGGCCATCTACACTGGGGTGACAATCAACTTCCTGGGAAAGCGATTCGGTGACTGGCGCTTCTCTTGGTCATACATACTCGGCTGGGTGGCGATGCTCATGACCTTCTTTGCAG GTATTTTCTACATATGTGCCTACAGAATGTGTGAATGCAGGAGAGGAACCGGACcacgctag
- the ubqln4 gene encoding ubiquilin-4: MADQGAADPGNNNNNKPEASEGTIIKVTVKTPKDKEEIAIAEDASVTQFKEEISRRFKAKQDQLVLIFAGKILKDGDSLSQHGIKDGLTVHLVIKTAHKAADGGSTSASSSTSTQAGSTSTSNPGTNPSTTTGSTGSAPPPTQTPNILTGFGDLAGLAGLGMGSANFMELQQQMQRQLMSNPEMLSQIMENPLVQNMMSNPDLMRQMIMANPQMQQLMERNPEISHMLNNPELMRQTMELARNPAMMQEMMRNQDRALSNLESIPGGYNALRRMYTDIQEPMFSAAREQFGSNPFSALGGSSESGAQPSRTENREPLPNPWGPPTSSNPSESGGGSTGSSSTTAGTTPSVSNPLGINPGSLGNGMFNSPGMQSLLQQISENPQLMQNMLSAPYMRSMMQSLAQNPELASQVLMNNPLFAGNQQLQEQFRAQLPIFLQQMQNPEALSVMTNPRAMQALMQIQQGLQTLQTEAPGLMPSLMPGGIPGIPTGGAMPTENPASSPSSAGTNTAQQQLMQQMLQMFAGGGGGGGSATTQTPEVRFQSQLDQLNAMGFINREANLQALIATGGDINAAIERLLGSQPS; the protein is encoded by the exons ATGGCTGACCAAGGCGCCGCAGATCCTggtaataacaacaataataaaccTGAAGCCTCCGAGGGAACTATTATAAAGGTCACAGTGAAAACCCctaaagacaaagaagaaatcGCCATCGCAGAAGATGCCTCTGTTACTCAG TTTAAAGAAGAGATCTCGAGGCGGTTCAAAGCCAAACAGGACCAGCTGGTTCTGATTTTTGCAGGGAAAATCTTAAAAGATGGCGACAGCCTCAGCCAACATGGCATCAAAGATGGCCTGACAGTGCACTTGGTCATAAAAACAGCACACAA GGCGGCAGATGGTGGTAGCACATCAGCCTCTAGCTCAACATCCACCCAAGCAGGCAGTACCTCCACTTCAAATCCAGGCACCAACCCCTCAACCACAACAGGCTCTACTGGCTCAGCCCCACCACCCACACAGACGCCCAACATACTGA CTGGCTTCGGTGACCTGGCTGGTCTAGCTGGACTGGGCATGGGCTCGGCTAACTTCAtggagctacagcagcagatgcAGAGGCAGCTCATGTCCAATCCAGAGATGCTTTCTCAAATTATGGAGAACCCGCTGGTGCAGAACATGATGTCAAACCCAGACTTGATGAGACAGATGATTATGGCTAATCCTCAGATGCAACAGTTGATGGAACGCAACCCTGAGATCTCCCACATGCTCAACAACCCTGAGCTTATGAGACAG ACCATGGAGCTGGCCAGGAACCCAGCCATGATGCAAGAAATGATGCGCAACCAGGACCGGGCTTTGAGCAACTTGGAGAGCATCCCAGGAGGATACAATGCTTTGCGGAGGATGTACACAGACATCCAGGAGCCCATGTTTAGCGCTGCCAGAGAACAG TTTGGTAGCAACCCATTCTCAGCTCTGGGAGGGAGCTCCGAGTCTGGTGCCCAGCCATCACGGACAGAGAACCGAGAGCCCCTACCAAATCCATGGGGGCCACCAACTTCTTCTAACCCTTCTGAGAGTGGAGGGGGCAGCACGGGGAGCAGTAGTACCACCGCAGGCACCACCCCAAGTGTGTCGAACCCTCTGGGCATCAATCCTGGCAGTCTGGGAAATG GCATGTTTAACAGCCCAGGCATGCAGAGTCTACTGCAGCAGATCTCTGAAAACCCTCAGCTGATGCAGAACATGCTGTCTGCTCCCTACATGCGCAGCATGATGCAGTCACTGGCTCAAAACCCAGAGTTGGCCTCCCAG GTTTTGATGAATAACCCCTTGTTTGCTGGAAACCAACAACTGCAGGAACAGTTCAGAGCTCAGCTGCCTATCTTTCTGCAGCAG ATGCAGAACCCAGAAGCTCTGTCAGTGATGACCAATCCACGGGCCATGCAAGCTCTGATGCAGATCCAGCAGGGCCTACAGACACTGCAGACAGAAGCACCAGGCCTCATGCCCAG TTTGATGCCAGGTGGAATTCCTGGAATACCCACAGGAGGGGCCATGCCCACAGAGAACCCTGCATCCTCACCCAGCAGTGCTGGAACAAACACTgcccagcagcagctgatgcAACAGATGCTCCAGATGTttgctggaggaggaggtggaggcggAAGCGCAACG ACCCAGACCCCAGAGGTTCGGTTCCAGTCCCAGCTGGACCAGCTTAATGCTATGGGCTTCATCAACCGCGAGGCCAACCTGCAGGCGCTCATAGCTACTGGAGGAGACATCAATGCTGCAATCGAGAGACTTCTGGGCTCACAGCCCTCGTAA
- the LOC135932139 gene encoding ras-related protein Rab-25-like, producing the protein MGSDDSYNFVFKVVLIGESGVGKSNLLSRFTKNEFAHDSRTTIGVEFSTRTVQIDNLTIKAQIWDTAGLERYRAITSAYYRGAVGALLVYDISKHLTYESAERWLKELYDHADPHIVVMLVGNKSDLDTLRTVPTDEARDFAEKKGLIFMETSALDSTNVEAAFSEVLTAIHKKVASREVTRGSISAVTLSSPIGPSSEAQEERKGCCRS; encoded by the exons ATGGGGTCTGATGATTCGTACAATTTTGTCTTTAAAG tgGTTTTGATCGGAGAGTCTGGCGTAGGAAAGAGCAACCTTCTGTCTCGCTTCACCAAGAATGAGTTCGCCCATGACAGCCGTACCACCATCGGTGTCGAGTTCAGCACACGGACCGTGCAGATTGATAACCTCACCATCAAAGCTCAAATCTGGGACACGGCCGGCCTGGAGCGCTACAGAGCTATCACCTCAGC GTATTACAGGGGAGCAGTTGGAGCGCTGCTGGTGTATGACATTAGCAAGCACTTGACCTATGAGAGCGCAGAGAGATGGCTGAAGGAGCTGTACGACCACGCAGACCCTCATATCGTGGTCATGCTGGTGGGAAACAAAAGCGATCTGGACACTCTCAGGACCGTACCCACAGATGAGGCCAGAGACTTTGCAG AAAAGAAAGGTCTGATTTTCATGGAGACATCAGCGTTGGACTCCACCAATGTTGAAGCAGCTTTCAGTGAAGTTCTCACAG CGATCCATAAGAAGGTGGCCAGCAGAGAGGTGACCCGTGGCTCCATCAGTGCTGTGACCCTCTCCAGCCCCATTGGGCCAAGCAGCGAGGCACAGGAGGAGCGCAAAGGCTGCTGCAGGAGCTAA
- the LOC135932140 gene encoding lens fiber membrane intrinsic protein-like isoform X2 translates to MYSFMGGGLFCAIVGNILLVVSTATDYWMQYRLSGNYAHQGLWRYCMSNKCYMQTDSIAYWNATRAFMILSGMSCFAGIIAGIMSFAHFSSFERFNRSFAAGIMFFVSTFFVLLAMAIYTGVTINFLGKRFGDWRFSWSYILGWVAMLMTFFAGIFYICAYRMCECRRGTGPR, encoded by the exons ATGTACAGCTTCATGGGAGGGGGCCTGTTCTGTGCCATAGTGGGTAATATCCTGTTAGTGGTCTCCACTGCCACGGATTACTGGATGCAGTATCGACTCTCTGGAAATTATGCCCACCAGGGTCTCTGGAGGTACTGCATGTCCAACAAGTGCTACATGCAGACCGACAGCATAG CTTACTGGAATGCCACTAGGGCCTTCATGATCCTTTCAGGGATGTCGTGCTTTGCAGGCATCATTGCTGGCATCATGTCCTTTGCGCACTTTTCCTCCTTTGAAAGGTTCAACCGCTCCTTTGCCGCAGGAATCATGTTTTTTGTCTCAA CTTTCTTTGTTCTCCTGGCGATGGCCATCTACACTGGGGTGACAATCAACTTCCTGGGAAAGCGATTCGGTGACTGGCGCTTCTCTTGGTCATACATACTCGGCTGGGTGGCGATGCTCATGACCTTCTTTGCAG GTATTTTCTACATATGTGCCTACAGAATGTGTGAATGCAGGAGAGGAACCGGACcacgctag